The segment TCATCGCCGGTAAGCGCGCCTTCGACGATGACATAGCCTTCGTCCGCGAAGTGCCGAAACTGATCTTGAGTTAGCGCCATATTGGAAGTATTCTCCGCTGCATCCCGCGCCGCTACGCGGCTTTCGGAATGTGCGTGATCAGGTTCTGCAGGTGCCGCAACCGTTCGGGCGTGGCCGTGGAAAGCAAGGGCCCGTCCTCTCCGCCGAAAACTTCCCGCGTCGTATAGCCGTGTTGACGGATGATTTTCTTGAAGGCCTCGAGCGGAGGGCCGTCGGTGTGAAGTCCTGTAAACACGATCGTGAACATGCGCCTTCTCTTGCCGCCGCCCCACGCGCTGTGCTTGGTGGAATGGTTGAAGACGGCGAGGTCTCCCGGCCGGGTCTCGACGGCGACCGCCGGTACCTCGCTGCCGTGGAGTCCTCCCCAGACGCCTTTCTTGCCAGAAAGGTGCTTATGGACCGTTTCCGCGTATCCTTCGCCGAACCGGTGGCTTCCCGGAATGACCCGGAGCGCCCCGGAATCCTTCGTCATGGGATCCAGGTAGATGGCCATCTTGTAGAAGCGGATTGGCTCGGGCCACTGGGTGTCGGAGTGCCATCTCGTGTCGCCCACGTAAAGGTTCCCGTCGCTGTTCCAGTACTGGTACCGCTCGCCCAGCAGGCCTGCCGCGATACCGTGGATGCGGGGATCGTCCAGCAGCGTGCAGAGGTACGGGTCGTGGTTGATGAACGGTACGACGGCCAGCCGCTCCCGGCCTTCGTGGTCGTCGCCGCCGTTTTTCTTCAGCAGTCCGTCGAAGGCCTCTTCTATCTCACCGACCCTGTCGTCCAGCAGCCCGGGAAAGTGCAGATACCCGAAGGTATCCATGAATTCCTTCTGGTGTGATTCGAGTTGAAACATCGAAGTTCCCCAATGGTCTTTAGTCGAAAACCCTCAGTATTCCTCGAGCACGGATCCTTCTATCCCCCGTGTTCCGTCTTCATAAACATAATAGTACACGACCAGTACCCGACCATCCATCAATTCGACCGACCACGGATACCCGCAGTCCGGCTCCAGGGAATCGGCGCGCACGACGATATCCGGCGCGGTATCCAGGTCGCCGGCCTCGGGATCGAGGACCCGCGCCAGGCAGCCCCTCTGTCCCTCCCAACGGGTACCCACCGTGGCCAGGATGCGGCCGTCCCGCAGCCCCAGCAGGTGTCCGGGACATCCCCGCATGGTCGTCGACCGCCAGGGGGACCAGGTCTCGCCGCCGTCGTCCGAGTGCACTTCCACGAGGTGCACGTCCTGTTCGGGCGGTTGGTTCGGATGACAGCGGAAGAGCGCCAGGATTCTGCCGGATGGCGCCAGGTAGATGGCCGGTTCGCTGAAATGGGCGA is part of the Gemmatimonadota bacterium genome and harbors:
- a CDS encoding phytanoyl-CoA dioxygenase family protein, with protein sequence MFQLESHQKEFMDTFGYLHFPGLLDDRVGEIEEAFDGLLKKNGGDDHEGRERLAVVPFINHDPYLCTLLDDPRIHGIAAGLLGERYQYWNSDGNLYVGDTRWHSDTQWPEPIRFYKMAIYLDPMTKDSGALRVIPGSHRFGEGYAETVHKHLSGKKGVWGGLHGSEVPAVAVETRPGDLAVFNHSTKHSAWGGGKRRRMFTIVFTGLHTDGPPLEAFKKIIRQHGYTTREVFGGEDGPLLSTATPERLRHLQNLITHIPKAA